The Solea senegalensis isolate Sse05_10M linkage group LG4, IFAPA_SoseM_1, whole genome shotgun sequence genome includes a region encoding these proteins:
- the arhgap9 gene encoding rho GTPase-activating protein 15, with amino-acid sequence MDYSCNVTNIIVEPPSPESSPDSDGCTPELEKAGLLNKTKIAEGGRKLRKSWSPSWVVLVGNSLVFFKDPKSQTPSSWKPGNSRPESSVDLRGAQLQWTNDLSSKKNVFKLRTVTGNEFLLQSETDSLIKEWFNTIQNVIVRLDRENPLDNVLLYSLRRAGSVEMLEHSGDEEDRRTSLPRSSSNLENTERKRVKTRLKKLIMRRPPLQALQEKGLIKDQVFGCCLEMLCNREKSTVPRFVRLCTEAVESRGLETDGIYRVSGNLAVIQKLRYLVNHEEKLNLGDGEWEDIHVITGALKLFFRELPEPLVPYGFFTDIVETAKMSDYMDKVDRLKCLVLNMPPPNHDTLLFMCRHLKRVLEHSDSNRMTTQNIGIVFGPTLMRPERDNGNMAVNMVYQNQAVELILSEFDHIFGTRGPS; translated from the exons ATGGATTACTCGTGTAATGTGACCAACATCATCGTGGAGCCTCCGTCTCCTGAGAGCTCTCCAGACAGTGACGGCTGCACACCA GAGCTGGAGAAAGCCGGCCTTTTGAACAAGACCAAAATTGCAGAGGGAGGCCGCAAGCTAAG GAAAAGCTGGAGTCCGTCCTGGGTCGTGTTGGTAGGGAACAGTCTGGTTTTCTTCAAAGATCCGAAATCGCAGACACCTTCCAGCTGG AAACCAGGAAACAGTCGCCCTGAGAGCAGTGTGGATTTAAGAGGCGCACAGCTGCAATGGACCAATGATTTGTCCAGCAAGAAGAATGTCTTCAAG ctGAGGACAGTAACGGGCAACGAGTTCCTGCTGCAGTCAGAGACAGACTCTCTGATAAAGGAGTGGTTTAACACCATTCAGAACGTCATCGTCAGGCTG GATCGTGAAAACCCACTGGACAACGTCCTCCTGTACTCTCTGAGGAGAGCGGGCAGCGTGGAGATGCTGGAGCACAGTGGAGACGAGGAGGACAGGAGAACGTCTC TCCCTCGCTCATCATCCAacctggaaaacacagagaggaaaagggtAAAGACGCGGCTGAAGAAGCTGATCATGAGGAGACCTCCTCTGCAGGCTCTGCAGGAGAAAGGCCTCATTAAAG atcAGGTATTTGGTTGTTGTCTGGAGATGCTCTGTAACCGAGAGAAAAGCACCGTCCCTCGTTTCGTCAGACTTTGCACCGAGGCTGTGGAGAGCAGAG gatTGGAGACTGATGGCATCTACAGAGTATCAGGGAACCTGGCAGTGATTCAGAAACTACGCTACCTAGTGAACCATG AGGAGAAGCTGAATTTGGGCGACGGCGAGTGGGAGGACATCCATGTCATCACGGGAGCTTTGAAACTTTTCTTTCGCGAGCTTCCCGAGCCTCTGGTGCCCTATGGCTTCTTCACAGACATTGTAGAGACAGCCA AGATGTCTGACTACATGGACAAAGTGGACCGTTTGAAGTGTCTGGTGCTGAACATGCCTCCTCCAAACCATGATACTCTTCTATTCATGTGCCGCCATCTCAAACG AGTGTTGGAACATTCGGATTCCAACAGAATGACCACACAGAACATTGGCATTGTGTTCGGGCCGACCCTGATGCGCCCAGAGCGGGACAACGGCAACATGGCGGTGAATATGGTTTACCAGAACCAGGCAGTGGAGCTCATCCTCAGCGAATTTGACCACATCTTTGGAACGAGAGGCCCCTCTTGA
- the LOC122768101 gene encoding zinc finger E-box-binding homeobox 2-like — translation MTEESRGKRRKQANPRRNRVDAEQVTSLGSEGEDEVGLWSLEPQDCQESLDKTSLTPSEGTEEASSPARSTQPHSLSPSSRNYWVQVEPEAEAAEDTITAPTSDREGDHDPLRMYCKNSDSQNALEDLAHYEFLAQLKKASTSASLLDHLNHNGTAAVYHQGSKHDDLPPAIWSPGAQHCSPEAADAGRNQQVCPFCHRMFQRGATLREHIKYCQEREGGHMVCPLCGYTAPLRAQMEQHLALHNQMQDKSPITLDQGMETRKFKCLQCGKAFKYKHHLKEHLRIHSGEKPYECSNCKKRFSHSGSYSSHLSSKKCHSGGGNGGGNPGGASGAFNGHSQSPYHHSFLPSPSAGRGRIGNDKDSPLSSQNQDNSRSLGRAPEDPHQLLLQDSNQNPTGFPKALDLAQLWDPSAELSLRASILKETNLLPYPYSGTKFEQMLQEMLHREVKKEEDMERGGAVAEEKRLIHNGGPDKKLSPERRRESGEGERGVLGVTCRWCSQLFPNVAVLLQHERYLCKMNREAVEMPEGLRGKDHSSPPVFLPRPALHPENSKPCEVINGLSGNKSPLHKPSWHSVTQQLLVAMHSPPPQPRQDVLSSRAYWSSQEKISPSQSIIHSPDLSSPRARRRVPSSGFSSPVCLDLTSCPPEISSPQNQTGSSWSAQNEPLDLSLPKQLSDHERKNKTVNGSSSRGDKREFGSQQLKRLMSNLSPTSHLPFHHHPVYSGARAPVFPGSLYNGFPIINQSGLGLSGHDATASIPFSQPANSSGFLSPLTYMMEADAEATLKKIQHERQALMGDVLSRGALEYLSLMDEGLEGEGGPGRKRLKKTDEGMYACDICEKTFQKSSSLLRHKYEHTGKRPHECKICNKAFKHKHHLIEHSRLHSGEKPYQCDKCGKRFSHSGSYSQHMNHRYAYCSKDQDPDQEHEEMPFTPRADGVLTGRLADEAPLSVEDAQTPHLFLSDSSLDGATEGFKEEEEEEEEEEGKEAGVGDGHVEEANEDLSGELLEEFTVQGSPTREHKELHERDTCDEGNHVDDVDGDMWDKGTEEQSGNVDKYEPSPDVTDLPNRKT, via the exons AGGAGGAACCGAG TGGATGCTGAACAAGTGACTTCACTGGGATCTGAAGGGGAGGATGAGGTGGGTCTGTGGAGCCTGGAGCCCCAGGACTGCCAGGAGAGCCTGGACAAGACGAGCCTGACACCCAGCGAGGGGACGGAGGAGGCCAGCAGTCCTGCCCGCTCCACGCAGCCACACAGCCTCAGCCCCAGCAGCAGGAACTACTGGGTGCAGGTGGAGCCAGAGGCTGAGGCTGCCGAGGACACCATTACTGCACCCACCAGTGACAGGGAAGGAGACCATGATCCACTGAGGATGTACT GTAAGAACTCAGACTCCCAGAATGCCTTGGAGGACCTGGCTCATTATGAATTTTTGGCCCAGCTCAAGAAGGCTTCTACCTCTGCCAGTCTCTTGGACCATCTGAACCACAACGGCACAGCAGCTGTGTATCACCAGGGCAGCAAACACGATGACCTCCCGCCTGCCATCTGGTCACCGGGAGCTCAGCACTGCTCACCTGAGGCCGCAG ATGCAGGAAGGAACCAGCAGGTTTGTCCGTTCTGCCACAGGATGTTTCAGCGAGGAGCCACTCTGAGGGAGCACATAAAGTACTGtcaagagagggaggggggccACATGGTCTGTCCACTCTGTGGATACACTGCCCCCCTTAGGGCACAGATGGAGCAGCACCTGGCACTTCACAATCAGATGCAGGACAAG AGTCCCATCACGCTGGATCAAGGCATGGAAACCAGGAAGTTCAAATGTCTCCAGTGTGGGAAAGCCTTCAAGTACAAACACCACCTCAAAGAGCATCTCCGCATCCACAGCG GTGAGAAGCCGTACGAGTGCTCCAACTGCAAAAAACGCTTCTCTCATTCCGGCTCTTACAGCTCCCACTTGAGCAGCAAAAAGTGCCACAGTGGAGGAGGCAATGGAGGGGGAAATCCAGGAGGAGCCAGTGGGGCATTTAATGGACATAGCCAAAGCCCCTACCACCACTcatttctcccatctccctctGCAGGCAGAGGGAGGATCGGTAATGACAAGGACTCGCCTTTGTCTTCACAGAATCAAGATAATTCCAGATCCCTGGGCAGAGCACCAGAGGATCCTCATCAGCTTTTGTTGCAGGATAGCAACCAGAACCCCACTGGCTTTCCCAAAGCGTTGGATCTGGCTCAGCTCTGGGACCCCTCGGCAGAGCTTTCTCTGAGGGCCAGTATCCTGAAAGAGACCAACCTGCTACCTTATCCTTACTCTGGCACCAAGTTTGAGCAGATGCTGCAGGAGATGCTGCACAGGGAGGTGAAAAAAGAGGAGGACATGGAAAGAGGTGGAGCCGTAGCAGAGGAAAAGCGGCTCATTCACAACGGAGGGCCCGACAAGAAACTGTCGCCTGAAAGAAGGAGAGAGTCGGGTGAAGGGGAGAGAGGTGTGCTCGGGGTGACGTGTCGCTGGTGCTCACAGCTTTTCCCGAATGTGGCAGTGCTGCTTCAGCATGAGCGCTACCTCTGTAAGATGAACCGCGAGGCAGTGGAGATGCCCGAGGGTCTTCGAGGCAAAGACCACTCCTCGCCACCTGTATTCTTACCCCGACCTGCTCTTCACCCAGAGAACAGCAAACCGTGTGAGGTAATCAACGGCCTCTCTGGAAACAAGTCGCCGCTGCACAAGCCCAGCTGGCATTCTGTCACACAGCAGCTTTTGGTGGCAATGCACTCCCCACCGCCACAGCCTCGCCAGGACGTCCTGTCCTCGCGTGCATATTGGTCCAGCCAGGAGAAGATAAGCCCGAGCCAATCGATCATCCACTCTCCAGATCTGTCATCACCCAGAGCCAGAAGAAGAGTTCCCTCCTCTGGATTCAGCTCTCCTGTCTGCCTCGACCTGACTAGCTGTCCTCCTGAAATCTCCTCACCTCAGAACCAGACCGGCAGCTCTTGGTCTGCACAGAATGAACCTCTGGACCTCTCCCTGCCCAAGCAGCTCTCAGACCATGAACGGAAGAACAAAACTGTCAATGGCAGCTCGTCCAGAGGTGACAAGAGAGAGTTTGGGAGCCAGCAGCTAAAGAGACTCATGTCCAACTTAAGTCCCACATCACATCTACCCTTTCACCACCATCCGGTCTACAGCGGGGCCAGAGCTCCGGTGTTTCCAGGATCCCTGTACAATGGTTTTCCTATCATCAACCAGTCTGGTTTAGGGCTTTCAGGACATGATGCCACTGCATCGATTCCCTTCAGCCAGCCAGCTAATAGCTCTGGATTTCTCTCCCCTTTGACTTACATGATGGAGGCGGACGCAGAGGCCACACTGAAGAAGATCCAACATGAAAGACAAGCTCTGATG GGCGACGTATTAAGCCGAGGAGCTTTGGAATACCTCTCGCTAATGGATGAAGGTCTAGAGGGAGAGGGTGGGCCAGGGAGGAAGAGGCTGAAGAAGACGGATGAGGGGATGTACGCCTGTGACATTTGCGAAAAAACCTTCCAGAAGAGTAGCTCGCTGCTTCGACATAAATATGAGCACACAG GCAAACGTCCCCATGAGTGCAAAATCTGCAACAAGGCCTTTAAGCATAAGCACCATCTGATCGAGCACAGCCGGCTGCACTCCGGAGAGAAACCCTACCAATGTGACAAATGCGGCAAGCGCTTCTCTCACTCCGGCTCGTACTCGCAGCACATGAACCACCGCTACGCTTACTGCAGCAAAGACCAGGATCCAGACCAGGAACACGAGGAGATGCCTTTCACCCCTCGAGCGGACGGTGTTCTCACGGGCCGGCTGGCTGACGAGGCCCCTCTGTCTGTGGAGGACGCCCAAACTCCTCATTTATTCCTCAGCGACTCCAGTCTGGATGGAGCTACGGAGGGAttcaaagaggaggaggaggaggaggaggaggaggaaggtaaAGAGGCAGGAGTTGGCGATGGTCACGTGGAAGAGGCAAATGAGGATTTGTCAGGGGAGCTGTTAGAAGAGTTCACCGTTCAAGGTTCGCCAACAAGGGAGCACAAAGAGCTGCATGAGAGAGACACTTGCGATGAGGGAAACCATGTTGACGATGTCGACGGCGACATGTGGGACAAAGGCACTGAGGAGCAGAGTGGAAATGTAGACAAATATGAACCAAGCCCGGATGTTACAGATTTACCCAATAGAAAAACCTAA